One Nicotiana sylvestris chromosome 12, ASM39365v2, whole genome shotgun sequence genomic window carries:
- the LOC138883879 gene encoding uncharacterized protein — translation MRTRIKGGWEVSWIPGAIPNLESWVRKLASTSSYVKHSFPYLARGRWEAKNHEIVYLPTLPTLSDRQLQEAQAIGTLDVERAHEREGLFRGCFMGVEDATNLSEALSLHRDPFSKSRVEMSRWEADLQSLMEERNALKLLIGQKKEEIKDLQAELATAHKEQTDLIEQLREEANMMRAATLGWKQNMDYLASDKDAARAQLSSAEHQLKSMKKESSSQSKKIEELEARLTPEIENVTSEAEKVKADMEEIVSVY, via the exons ATGAGGACAAGGATCAAGGGTGGATGGGAAG TCTCTTGGATTCCTGGAGCAATTCCTAACCTCGAGAGCTGGGTTCGGAAACTAGCTTCGACCTCCTCATACGTTAAGCACTCATTTCCTTATTTGGCAAGGGGCCGATGGGaagccaaaaatcatg AAATTGTCTATTTGCCAACCCTCCCTACATTATCTGATAGGCAACTTCAGGAAGCCCAGGCCATAGGGACCCTTGATGTGGAAAGAGCCCACGAAAGGGAGGGCCTTTTCCGTGGTTGCTTTATGGGAGTTGAAGATGCTACCAACCTGAGTGAG GCCTTGTCACTTCATCGGGATCCATTTTCTAAATCTAGAGTAGAGATGAGCCGATGGGAGGCCGATCTTCAAAGTCTCATGGAGGAGAGAAATGCCCTTAAACTTCTCATCGGGCAAAAAAAAGAGGAGATCAAGGACCTCCAAGCCGAATTGGCCACAGCTCATAAAGAGCAGACTGACCTGATTGAGCAG CTCCGTGAGGAGGCCAACATGATGAGGGCGGCGACTTTGGGGTGGAAACAAAACATGGACTACCTTGCCTCGGACAAAGATGCTGCACGAGCCCAACTTTCATCGGCCGAACATCAGCTAAAAAGCATGAAGAAGGAAAGCTCATCCCAAtccaagaaaattgaggagctcgAGGCTCGGTTAACCCCTGAAATTGAAAATGTTACTTCTGAGGCAGAAAAAGTAAAGGCTGACATGGAGGAGATCGTGTCCGTCTACTGA
- the LOC138883880 gene encoding uncharacterized mitochondrial protein AtMg00810-like yields MTMPEGFGSKGEHRLTQALLKSGFHQNRHDYSLFTKATNGKFVLILVYVDDLLITDQERKYALEMISEAGLSGSKPNKTPMEQNLKLTSIEFDEIVKENTDDNVLEDRRLFQRLVGKLLYLTITRPDIASAVQSLTQFMHAPKKSLYEVALHVVRYIKDQPGLGLLMSNNIVERV; encoded by the exons atgactATGCCTGAGGGATTTGGTAGCAAGGGGGAGCATAGG CTAACACAAGCTCTTCTCAAATCTGGTTTTCATCAAAACAGACATGATTACTCCTTGTTTACTAAAGCAACTAATGGAAAATTTGTTCTCATACTTGTCTATGTAGATGACTTACTTATTACAG ATCAAGAAAGGAAGTATGCCTTGGAGATGATTTCAGAGGCAGGACTCTCAGGATCAAAGCCCAATAAGACCCCAATGGAACAAAACTTGAAACTTACAAGCATAGAATTTGATGAGATTGTGAAAGAGAATACTGATGACAACGTCCTGGAGGACAGAAGGCTTTTTCAAAGATTGGTTGGAAAACTTCTGTATTTGACAATCACAAGACCTGACATTGCATCTGCTGTGCAAAGTCTAACCCAATTTATGCATGCTCCAAAGAAGTCTCTTTATGAGGTTGCATTACATGTTGTGAGATATATCAAAGATCAACCTGGACTTGGACTTCTCATGTCCAACAATATTGTAGAAAGAGTTTAG